From the Clostridium putrefaciens genome, one window contains:
- the purF gene encoding amidophosphoribosyltransferase: MMEEIKDKFKEECGVFGVYSKSSLDVAKVTYYGLYALQHRGQESSGIAVSDGKDMNIHKSMGLVSESFDEKSLSSLKGNASIGHVRYSTTGSSSIINAQPILTNCKFGSIAIAHNGNLVNAEVIKELLEDGGNIFQTSIDSEVVLSLIARAYKKGIDKAVISAVQAIKGSFAMVILTEDKLIGVRDPNGIRPLCLGKLEDSYILSSESCAFITVGAEFIRDIRPGEIVIIGEGGIESISYSEKIKPKVCAFEYIYFARPDSVIDGISVYESRRRAGEILFEECPVEADIVVGVPDSGLAAAVGFSKASSIPFGIGFIKNRYVGRSFIAPSKEMRERIVSLKLNPLKENIKGKRVVLVDDSIVRGTTSKILVEMLRRAGAKEVHFRVSSPVVKYPCYFGIDTPYRKDLIGANLTIEEIRKEIGADSLGYISEEGVVKSFGEKEGFCLGCFSGIYPVDTPIETSKDYLER, encoded by the coding sequence ATGATGGAAGAGATAAAAGACAAGTTTAAAGAAGAATGCGGTGTTTTTGGAGTATATTCAAAAAGCTCTTTAGATGTTGCAAAGGTTACTTATTATGGATTATATGCATTGCAACATAGGGGACAAGAAAGTTCAGGCATAGCGGTTAGTGATGGTAAAGATATGAATATTCATAAAAGTATGGGTCTTGTATCTGAATCTTTTGATGAAAAGTCTTTATCTTCACTTAAAGGAAATGCTTCTATAGGTCATGTAAGATACTCTACTACAGGTTCTAGCAGTATAATAAATGCTCAGCCAATACTAACTAACTGTAAGTTTGGATCTATAGCCATAGCTCACAATGGAAATTTAGTAAATGCGGAAGTTATAAAAGAATTATTAGAAGATGGAGGAAATATTTTTCAGACATCTATTGATTCTGAAGTAGTGTTAAGTTTAATTGCAAGAGCTTATAAAAAAGGTATAGATAAGGCGGTTATATCAGCAGTTCAAGCTATAAAAGGATCATTTGCTATGGTTATTTTAACTGAGGATAAATTGATTGGAGTTAGGGATCCTAATGGTATTAGACCTTTATGCCTTGGGAAGCTTGAGGATAGTTATATTTTATCTTCTGAAAGTTGTGCATTTATTACAGTGGGTGCAGAATTTATTAGAGACATAAGGCCTGGTGAGATAGTAATAATAGGGGAAGGTGGAATAGAAAGTATAAGTTATTCAGAAAAGATAAAGCCAAAGGTATGTGCCTTTGAATATATATACTTTGCAAGGCCTGATAGTGTTATAGATGGTATAAGTGTCTATGAGTCTAGAAGAAGAGCTGGAGAGATATTATTTGAAGAGTGCCCTGTAGAGGCAGACATAGTTGTAGGTGTTCCAGATTCAGGACTTGCAGCTGCAGTTGGGTTTTCAAAGGCTTCATCTATACCATTTGGTATAGGATTTATTAAAAATAGATATGTTGGAAGGTCATTTATAGCACCTTCAAAAGAAATGAGGGAAAGAATTGTTTCATTAAAACTTAATCCTTTAAAAGAAAATATTAAGGGTAAGAGAGTGGTACTTGTAGATGATTCTATAGTTAGGGGTACTACTAGTAAAATACTAGTAGAAATGCTAAGACGAGCAGGAGCTAAGGAAGTTCATTTTAGAGTTTCATCTCCAGTAGTTAAATATCCATGTTATTTTGGTATAGATACACCTTATAGAAAGGATCTTATAGGCGCAAATCTTACCATAGAGGAAATAAGAAAAGAAATAGGAGCTGACAGTTTAGGCTACATAAGTGAGGAAGGTGTAGTAAAGTCATTTGGTGAAAAGGAAGGGTTTTGCCTAGGTTGCTTTAGTGGTATTTACCCTGTAGATACACCTATAGAAACTTCAAAAGATTATCTTGAAAGGTAG
- the purH gene encoding bifunctional phosphoribosylaminoimidazolecarboxamide formyltransferase/IMP cyclohydrolase — MKRALISVYDKGGIVDFAKFLKSINVEIISTGGTLKYLKENNIEAIDIEEVTGFPEMLEGRVKTLHPSIHGGILAKRKEASHIRALKERDIELIDIVVVNLYPFFEKYKENITFEEKVEFIDIGGPTMLRAAAKNFKDVIVVSDKKDYKTIIEELNLSGDVSYNTRKTLAGKVFNLTSAYDGAISKFLLEDSSEYPEYMNLVYKKSKDLRYGENPHQKAAYYDSLLEEGTMNNIEILNGKELSYNNIKDLDIAFKVVMEFSDIACCALKHNSPCGVALGRDNLEAYTKAYECDDISIFGGVVAFNKKLDKATAEKLIEIFLEIVVAPDFEEEALEVLRKKKNLRVIKCNNKPISTNVLVSVDGGLLVQEEDKDLIKELDVVTKIVPTEEELKDMDFAMKVVKYVKSNAIVVARGGKTLGIGGGQVNRIWAAKEALERGKGALVLASDAFFPFDDVVKEAASHGIKAIIQPGGSIKDKDSIKACDELGISMVLTHIRHFKH; from the coding sequence ATGAAAAGAGCTTTAATAAGTGTATATGATAAGGGTGGTATAGTGGATTTTGCTAAGTTTTTAAAGAGTATTAATGTGGAGATAATATCTACAGGGGGGACATTAAAATATTTAAAAGAAAATAATATCGAAGCTATAGATATTGAGGAAGTAACGGGATTTCCGGAAATGCTAGAAGGAAGGGTTAAAACTTTGCATCCTAGTATTCATGGTGGTATACTCGCAAAAAGGAAAGAAGCTTCTCATATAAGAGCATTAAAGGAAAGAGATATAGAACTAATAGATATAGTTGTAGTTAATTTATATCCATTTTTTGAAAAGTATAAAGAAAATATAACATTTGAAGAAAAGGTGGAGTTTATAGATATTGGTGGCCCCACAATGTTAAGAGCTGCAGCTAAGAATTTTAAGGATGTAATAGTAGTTTCAGATAAAAAAGATTATAAAACTATAATAGAGGAATTAAATTTAAGTGGAGATGTAAGTTATAATACTCGAAAAACCTTAGCAGGAAAGGTATTTAACTTAACTAGTGCTTATGATGGAGCTATAAGTAAGTTTTTATTAGAGGATAGCAGTGAGTATCCAGAATATATGAATTTAGTATATAAAAAGTCTAAGGATTTAAGATATGGAGAAAATCCTCACCAAAAGGCTGCTTATTATGATTCTTTATTAGAAGAAGGAACTATGAATAATATAGAAATACTAAATGGTAAAGAACTATCCTATAATAACATAAAAGATTTAGACATCGCCTTTAAGGTTGTAATGGAATTTTCTGATATAGCTTGCTGTGCATTAAAACACAATAGTCCTTGTGGAGTTGCATTAGGACGTGATAACCTAGAAGCTTATACAAAGGCTTATGAATGTGATGATATATCTATATTCGGCGGTGTAGTTGCCTTTAATAAGAAGTTAGATAAAGCTACTGCTGAAAAGTTAATAGAGATATTTTTAGAAATTGTTGTAGCTCCTGACTTTGAAGAGGAAGCACTTGAAGTTTTAAGGAAAAAGAAAAATTTAAGAGTTATTAAATGTAATAATAAGCCTATAAGCACGAATGTTTTAGTATCTGTAGATGGCGGCCTTTTAGTTCAAGAAGAGGATAAGGACTTAATTAAAGAACTAGATGTGGTAACTAAAATAGTGCCTACAGAAGAAGAATTAAAGGATATGGATTTTGCAATGAAGGTAGTTAAGTACGTTAAGTCTAATGCTATTGTAGTAGCAAGAGGTGGTAAAACATTAGGAATTGGCGGAGGACAGGTTAATAGGATTTGGGCAGCAAAAGAAGCTTTAGAAAGAGGTAAGGGAGCTTTAGTATTAGCATCTGATGCATTCTTCCCTTTTGATGATGTAGTAAAAGAAGCTGCAAGCCATGGTATAAAGGCTATAATTCAACCAGGAGGATCTATTAAAGATAAAGATTCAATTAAGGCTTGTGATGAACTTGGAATATCCATGGTGCTTACTCATATAAGACATTTTAAACATTAA
- the purN gene encoding phosphoribosylglycinamide formyltransferase, with protein sequence MLRIAFLISGTGTNLQYIINKINEKELNCVIKMVISDNPKAIGLTKANLQGIPSYVLDKNTYGENIGDEIIKVIKDKVDLIVLGGFLSILKGEILDIYKNKIINIHPSLIPKFCGKGMYGIKVHEAVLNSGDTITGCTLHFVSPDVDMGTIILQKSLNITGEESPKTLQEKVLKEEHRCLLEGIRLISEGKV encoded by the coding sequence TTGCTTAGAATAGCTTTTCTCATCTCCGGTACTGGGACTAACCTTCAATATATAATAAATAAAATAAATGAAAAAGAACTTAATTGTGTAATTAAAATGGTAATTAGCGATAACCCAAAAGCTATAGGACTTACTAAAGCTAATCTTCAAGGTATTCCGTCTTACGTATTAGATAAAAATACTTATGGAGAAAATATAGGGGATGAAATAATAAAAGTTATAAAAGATAAGGTAGATTTAATTGTTCTTGGAGGATTTCTTTCTATATTAAAAGGAGAAATATTAGATATTTATAAAAATAAGATAATAAACATACACCCTTCTTTAATACCTAAATTTTGTGGAAAGGGTATGTATGGAATAAAGGTTCATGAAGCTGTTTTGAACTCAGGGGATACAATTACTGGGTGTACACTTCATTTTGTTAGCCCTGACGTGGATATGGGTACTATAATTCTTCAAAAATCTTTAAATATAACTGGAGAAGAAAGTCCTAAAACATTACAAGAAAAGGTACTTAAAGAAGAACATAGATGTCTTCTAGAAGGTATTAGACTTATAAGTGAGGGAAAAGTTTAA
- the purM gene encoding phosphoribosylformylglycinamidine cyclo-ligase, whose translation MITYKEAGVNIKEGYEAVKKIKSHAKKTMSSLVLNSIGSFASMVEIPKGYKNPVIVSGTDGVGTKLEIAFAMNKYDTFGIDCVAMCVNDILCHGAKPLFFLDYIACGKLNANVASDIVKGVSDGCLISGCSLVGGETAEMPGFYKDGEYDIAGFSVGVVEKDKIINGKDIKEGDALIGISSSGPHSNGYSLIRKIVDNLHVELEGEKLGDILLTPTKIYVKPVLKILEKFEIKGMAHITGGGFVENIPRMIPKGYSAKINKNSYEVPSIFKYLMEKGVGEEHAYNTFNMGIGFVLCVEDDLKEKVVKELSLMGEKAYVIGTIISGGDGICLE comes from the coding sequence ATGATCACATATAAAGAAGCAGGAGTAAATATAAAGGAGGGCTATGAGGCAGTAAAAAAGATAAAGTCTCATGCTAAGAAAACTATGAGTAGTTTAGTTTTAAATAGTATAGGTAGCTTTGCATCTATGGTTGAAATTCCGAAAGGGTATAAGAATCCTGTAATAGTTTCAGGAACAGATGGAGTTGGAACAAAGCTAGAAATAGCTTTTGCCATGAATAAATATGATACCTTTGGTATAGACTGTGTGGCTATGTGTGTTAATGATATTTTATGTCACGGAGCAAAGCCCTTATTCTTTTTAGACTACATAGCTTGTGGAAAGCTAAATGCTAACGTAGCTTCGGATATAGTTAAAGGAGTATCTGATGGGTGCTTAATTTCGGGATGTTCTTTAGTTGGAGGAGAAACAGCTGAGATGCCAGGGTTTTATAAGGATGGAGAATATGATATTGCAGGATTTTCTGTAGGGGTTGTAGAAAAGGACAAAATAATAAACGGAAAAGATATAAAGGAAGGTGATGCTCTAATAGGAATATCATCTTCAGGACCACATAGCAATGGGTATTCACTTATAAGAAAGATTGTAGATAATCTTCATGTAGAGTTAGAAGGAGAAAAGTTAGGGGATATTTTATTAACACCTACAAAAATATATGTAAAGCCAGTACTTAAGATACTGGAAAAGTTTGAAATTAAAGGTATGGCTCATATAACTGGTGGTGGATTTGTTGAAAATATTCCAAGAATGATTCCCAAAGGGTATTCGGCTAAGATAAATAAAAACAGCTATGAAGTCCCATCTATATTTAAATATTTAATGGAAAAGGGTGTAGGTGAAGAGCATGCTTACAATACATTTAATATGGGAATAGGGTTTGTATTATGTGTAGAAGATGATTTAAAAGAAAAGGTAGTTAAAGAATTATCTTTAATGGGAGAAAAAGCTTATGTCATAGGAACTATTATTTCTGGAGGTGATGGGATTTGCTTAGAATAG